ATCCTAATGGTTTCGGATTTTGCATCTTTACATCCCAAGCCGGATCGCCATACAAAACAACTACATCCCGGTCATGTACAAATCCCATCTGGTCTTTCGTCGGCTGCTGACCCGTCACCGCCTTGAATTGTTTTTCAAACATCTCCCTCTCCCCAAAATCTATTTCCGAAAAAGGATAATTTACGGTCAACATTTTCGGATGCCACTCGTTTTCCGTCCTCAACATATCCTGCTGGTTCAGATAAACGGCCTGCGCCAAGGTCAACCGCCCGGCATTGGCAACCCAGTATTTCAAACCTCCCCAACCGTTCCGGCCATACCAAGTTGTAACGACATATCCCACCATGGAAGTTGCATCCATTCCGCTCAACCAAGCCACAGCCATACTCTCCGGGTCATTGTCAATATTCCCGATCAGACAGTTACCCGCCGCAAAATAAACTCTCGGGTGAGCCGTCCCTTCCAAAAACTCAGGAGTCATGAAGTCGGCATACAACCGCCCTCCCCGTGGTTTCAGATTACCAACCGTAAATGGCATTTCAAGATTTTTCTCGGTTGCGTGTGAAGAGGTTACCAGCAAATCGGGATCAATTTCTTTATATTTCTCTACCCATTTATTCAGTATTTCCCATTTATTGATCTGCTCATTCTTCACTTCCCCGTTGCGGGTTGTCTTCTCGCCCCAACCGCCGGGTGTTCCCCCGTCATTCATAAATGCAAAACGATCAAAATATTTTCCACCGCTCAATTCTGCCGTCGTGTTCAATGCTGTATGAATCACAAAAGGTTTAGCGCTCCCCTCGACCATTCGCATAGCATCTGTAGCTGAATACCCCGTGATAATTCCCCACAAGTAATCCGCATAAATATCATCATCTATTTCCCGACTCAAACGATGCCCTTCCATGGCAAACTCCCGATTGAGGTTTTCCGGTTTTTCCACCACTGCCACGTAACGGGGAGTTAAACGCCGTAACTCCGCCAACAATTCTCGCGGCTGTTTGTCGTAATATAACACGGTTGCTTTATGTCTTTTAGCTAAAGCCTCTACCACTTTCATCCATTCCCCGTCAGCCTGAACCTTTTTCGAGGTAACAACCACATAGTCACGAACCTGTTGAGCTTTTACCCCCAATAAATTACAAGTCGTAAACAGCCAAACGGCAAACATTACAACTATCCGTTTTTTCATCATATTTCCAGATTAATTAGACTGAGTTGCTTTAAACAAATCCTTATACCGTTCCATCCGCTCCGCTTCTATGGCATCCCCCATCTTTTTATATTTATCAGCGTTACCCCTATCGCCCACAAGAGCATACAAACGACCTAACAAGTTATAATAATTGGTCGAACCACCCTCCGCCTTCTCCTGTTCACTTATCCTCAACACGAATGACAAGACGCTGTCAATTAAATTCTTATTCAAATTTCTTTCAGAAAGGAGGGTCAAAACTGCTACAATATATTCACCCCGAACATCTGTCATGTGCAAGTTCGCAGCTACTTCCAAGTCTCGAAACACCTGTTCGTTATCTCCTGTATGCAAAGCTTTAATAATAGCGAGTTTTAAACGCATTCCATCCTGTCCCAATAATTGCCCTTTATTTACCAGATACGTCAATCGTTCCAGTTTTAATGAATCATACAATGGCCAAACATACCGTTCATCCTGGAAATGAGGCTCGCATTGTTTCTCGATCTCTTTGTTCAAATTTCGACTCAACACCATCAATACCTCATATCTCTTATCAATCTCATTATCCCCACTAACCCCACTTCCCAATCCTTTGAAAAGTCTCTTCAAACGTGCAGCCTTATCCTCCGGAGCGGAGCTTTCTTCCCGATCCCATTTCATTTTTTTCACAGCATAAATGCCATACTCAAAAACATTGGAATAAGGGTCTGCAAATACATATTTATTTAATAGCAAGTAAGTATCCTTATCTTCCACCTGCAACACCGGACACCGAGACATATATTCCTTTATCACCTGTTCTGCCTCTTTTCCCTTTCTCGCATCCTCCAAGGCCTCCACGTATTCCTTCACGACCTTAATGTCACGCTTGTTTACCGTGTATTTCTCTTTCAAACTTTCTAGGTCAGTTTGTGCAGATGCTGCTAAGCAGCATCCGACACAAACCAATATCATGATTGTCTTTCTCAACATATCTCTTATATTATACAGACGAATCACTTTTTCAGATTCTTAAAATAATCAGCACCCACCGGATCATTAGGACAATTAGCATTTTGCATCGCTTCAAGA
The window above is part of the Butyricimonas paravirosa genome. Proteins encoded here:
- a CDS encoding glutaredoxin family protein, producing MLRKTIMILVCVGCCLAASAQTDLESLKEKYTVNKRDIKVVKEYVEALEDARKGKEAEQVIKEYMSRCPVLQVEDKDTYLLLNKYVFADPYSNVFEYGIYAVKKMKWDREESSAPEDKAARLKRLFKGLGSGVSGDNEIDKRYEVLMVLSRNLNKEIEKQCEPHFQDERYVWPLYDSLKLERLTYLVNKGQLLGQDGMRLKLAIIKALHTGDNEQVFRDLEVAANLHMTDVRGEYIVAVLTLLSERNLNKNLIDSVLSFVLRISEQEKAEGGSTNYYNLLGRLYALVGDRGNADKYKKMGDAIEAERMERYKDLFKATQSN